The following proteins come from a genomic window of Deltaproteobacteria bacterium:
- the pgsA gene encoding CDP-diacylglycerol--glycerol-3-phosphate 3-phosphatidyltransferase produces the protein MEGTIEAVAKEQYQATLWNAPNALSFFRLAAIPFVAGFLFFPEPLPSFLAALFFTAASLTDLLDGYIARQQKSETAVGKLLDPMADKLLINSALIMLISLGRIPAWMVVLIVGREVAVTGLRGIASTQGLVIAASNWGKAKMVFQSIASIGLMLHYKYMGIDFHFFGMLLLWIALVITLWSGIDYFYKFYREHQKKTNSQ, from the coding sequence ATGGAAGGAACCATCGAGGCCGTGGCCAAAGAGCAGTATCAAGCGACCCTTTGGAATGCTCCCAATGCTCTCTCCTTTTTTCGCTTGGCGGCCATTCCTTTTGTGGCGGGATTTCTTTTCTTCCCTGAACCTTTGCCGAGCTTCCTGGCTGCTCTTTTTTTCACCGCTGCCTCATTGACCGACCTTTTGGATGGATACATCGCCCGGCAACAAAAAAGTGAGACGGCTGTGGGTAAGCTATTGGACCCGATGGCCGATAAACTGTTAATCAACTCGGCATTGATCATGTTGATTTCTTTAGGCCGTATCCCGGCCTGGATGGTGGTCCTGATCGTGGGGCGAGAAGTGGCAGTTACAGGGCTCAGGGGAATTGCTTCTACCCAGGGTCTGGTCATCGCCGCCAGCAACTGGGGAAAGGCCAAGATGGTCTTTCAGTCCATCGCTTCAATCGGGCTGATGCTGCACTATAAATATATGGGGATCGATTTCCATTTCTTCGGCATGCTGCTCCTTTGGATTGCCTTGGTTATTACCCTTTGGTCTGGCATTGATTACTTTTATAAATTTTACCGGGAACATCAGAAAAAAACCAATAGCCAATAG
- a CDS encoding lytic transglycosylase domain-containing protein: protein MGGFAAWFIAPSFSFADIYKYVDPNGVVHFTNAPTHGKFKLVLKEERVQFRLGPTFEKYDLTIWKAAEKYRVDYALIKAVIKAESNFNPTAISRVGAKGLMQLMPKTAYAFQVLDSFHPEDNIEGGVRYLRYLLTLFDGNLYSVLAAYNAGEKAVFQYNGVPPYRETRTFVQRVLHYFQQYNREPRPDFSAQFTN, encoded by the coding sequence ATCGGAGGGTTCGCTGCATGGTTCATTGCTCCCTCTTTTTCCTTTGCCGATATTTACAAATACGTGGATCCAAATGGTGTGGTCCATTTCACCAATGCTCCCACGCACGGCAAGTTTAAACTGGTGCTGAAGGAAGAACGCGTACAATTTCGACTTGGGCCTACTTTTGAAAAATATGACCTAACCATCTGGAAGGCCGCAGAAAAATACAGGGTGGATTACGCCCTCATCAAGGCGGTCATCAAGGCGGAGTCCAATTTTAACCCCACGGCCATCTCGCGAGTGGGGGCCAAAGGATTGATGCAGCTCATGCCGAAAACCGCCTATGCTTTTCAGGTATTGGATTCTTTTCATCCAGAGGATAACATTGAGGGCGGAGTCCGCTACCTGCGGTACCTTTTAACCCTTTTCGATGGAAATTTATACTCGGTTTTGGCGGCTTACAACGCTGGAGAGAAGGCTGTCTTCCAATATAATGGTGTTCCCCCTTATCGGGAGACCCGAACCTTTGTCCAACGGGTATTACATTATTTCCAGCAATACAATCGGGAACCGAGACCAGATTTTTCTGCCCAATTCACCAACTAA
- the folK gene encoding 2-amino-4-hydroxy-6-hydroxymethyldihydropteridine diphosphokinase — translation MLTYIGIGSNLGDALDNCRRAIQAIAADRRNQLFQCSPLYRTEPVGKKDQAWFINGVIAVATSLRPREFLDFLLEIEHKMGRERGERWGPRVIDLDILFYGAEVLNEGGLQIPHPRLHERRFVLIPLRDIAPHLEHPLLAKTVSQIISELPEEEKVLPILERGQGPCPV, via the coding sequence ATGTTGACTTACATCGGCATTGGATCAAACCTGGGGGATGCACTGGACAATTGTCGCCGGGCCATCCAGGCCATTGCTGCGGATAGGAGAAATCAGTTATTCCAATGTTCCCCGCTCTACCGGACCGAGCCGGTGGGCAAGAAAGATCAGGCCTGGTTCATCAACGGGGTGATAGCCGTCGCGACTTCCCTCCGCCCTCGTGAATTTCTGGATTTCCTCCTGGAAATCGAACACAAGATGGGGCGGGAGCGGGGGGAGCGCTGGGGTCCCCGGGTGATCGACCTGGATATCCTTTTTTATGGTGCCGAGGTTTTGAACGAAGGCGGACTACAGATTCCCCATCCGCGGCTGCACGAGCGCAGATTTGTACTTATCCCGCTCCGGGATATCGCTCCTCATCTTGAACACCCCTTACTGGCCAAGACGGTATCGCAAATTATCTCGGAACTGCCGGAAGAGGAAAAAGTCCTGCCCATTTTAGAAAGAGGTCAAGGGCCATGTCCCGTTTAA